CGCAGGCCAGTCCGTAGACGTCCCGCATCCGGGAGAACATCGTGCGGGAGCGCTCCAGGTCGCGCACCGCCTGGTCCAGGTCGCCGGTCTCCTCCAGTGCCTGGCCCAGGTAGTACAGGCTCCAGGCCTCGCCGCGCGCGTCCTCGTTCTCCCGGTGCCGTGCGGCGGCCTGCCGCAGGTCCTCGATGGCCGGCGAGGCGTCGCCGGCCACCAGACGGGCCCGCGCCAGCTGGGTCAGCGCCCATGCCTCGCCACGCGCGTCCTGCGTCTGGCCGTACCGCTCCAGGGCCGCCCGCAGCTCCGTCTCCGCGCGCGGTACGTCCCCCATCCGCAGCGCCAGCTGACCGAGCTGGAAGTGCGCCCACGCCTCGCCGTGCACCGAGCCGCCCTCGCGATGCAGGACCAGGGAGCGGGTGAGCAGCTCCAGCGCCTCCGCGAGGAGGCCCCGGTCACGCTGGACGGCAGCCAGCGCGTGCATCGTCCAGGCCCGGTCCGTCGCCAGCTCCGGTGGCGCCTGCAGATCCAGCGCCTCCTGCAGCTTGGCCGCGCCCTCGGTGAGGTTGCCCTGGTGGTGCAGGGTGATCCCGAGCGAGCACAGGGCGCGGGCCGCACCCGCGTCATGGTGCGCCTCCCGGTACAGGTCCACCACCGAGGTCAGCGTCGTGCGCGCCTTGTCCAGCTCGCCCAGCTGCCGGGCCGCGATACCCGTACGCCACTGCACCGAGCGCACCAGCAGCCCCTGGTCCACGGCCTGTGCCAGCTCGCTGATCTCACCGAGCCGGTACAGGTCACCGCGCAGCAGGCAGTAGTCGCACAGCGCGCCCAGCAGGTTCTGCACCGCCGACTGGTCCACGCCCTCCGCGTGCCGCAGGGCCGCGGTGATGAAGCTGGACTCGTCGTCCAGCCAGCGCAGCGCCTCGTCCAGTGAGGTGAAGCCGTGCGAGCCGAACTGGTGCGAGCGCGTCGACATGTTCCCGTCGACCAGGCGCAGCACCGAGTCGGCCAGCTCTGCGTAGTTCACGATCAGCCGTTCCTGTGCCGCAGCGCGCTCGGCCGGGTCCTCCTCGTCCAGCAGCCGGGCCTGGGCGAAGGAGCGCACCAGGTCGTGCAGCCGGTAGCGGCTGCCGCGCACATGGTCGACGAGGCCGCCGCGGGCGAGGGCGGTGAGATGACGCGCGGCCTCCGTCTCGTCCGTCGCGAGCAGGGTGGCGGCCGCCGCGGCGCCCAGCGAGGCGCTGCCCGCCAGCGCGAGCCTGCGCAGCAGCCGGCGCGCGGGCTCCGGCTGATCGGTGTAGCGCAGCCACAGAGCCCGCTCGACCGGTTCCACCGGGCCGTACGCCGCCAGGTCCGAGGCCAGCTGCCGGGGCGAGCGCGGGCCGAGTGCGGAGCCCGCGACCCGGAGCGCCAGCGGCAGCCCCGCGCACAACACGCGGATCCGCTCGGCGGACTCGGCGTCGTACGGGCCCGAGGCGTCCTCGGCAGCCGCGCCGAGCAGTTCCTCGGCACCGGCCGCGTCCAGCGCCTCGACCGGCAGGTGGTGCACCCAGGCCGGCAGGTCCGCGGGCAGGTCGAGGGCGGTGCGGGCGGTCACCAGGACCAGGCTGTCGGAACGCTCGGGCACCAGCGCCCGCACCTGCTCCGGGTCCGAGGCGTCGTCCAGCACGATCGTCACCGGCAGGCCGGTCAGATGCCGGTGGTACAGCTCGCCGAGCCGCTTGACCTGCTGGTCGGGGGAGGAGCGCTCCCGGAACAGCAGCTGCTCGCGGGGCGCGCCGAGCCGGTTGAGCAGATGCAGCAGCGCGTCCCGCGTCGGCAGCGGCGCCTCCTCTTGCCTGCCGCCGCGCAGATCCACGACCACCGCGCCGCGGAAGTGGTCCCGCAGCTCGTGTGCCGCGCGCACCGCGAGCGTCGTCCGGCCGGAACCGGGCTCGCCGTGCAGCACGACCACCGTCGGCCGGGTCTCCGTGGCCGCGCGGGCCGCGTGCGCCCACTGCCGGATCCGCGCCACCTCCGCCCGCCGCCCCGCGAACGGGCCGTCCGCGTCCGGGAGTTGGCCGAACGACTGCTCCAGCACCGTACGCCGGCGGGCCGCCGCGCTCTTGTCCGCGCCGCGCAGCGCCGGACCGCCGGACTTCTTCTTCGGCCCCGTGGACGCGCTGAGCACCCGCTGCTGGTCGAGGAAGGGGCGGATGCCGCGCACCTCCAGCGCGGTCAGCCACTGCAGCCGCAGTTGCTCGGGCCCGCCGGGCTGGCCGGCCGCGCCCGCGTGGTGGTGGGCGGCGGGCAGATGGGAGCCGGCCACCCTCACCACGGAGGCGGCGGCACCGGCCACGCCCGCGGTGACGCCAGCGCCGACAGCCGTACCCGTACCCGTGCCGAGGGACAGGTCGGCCACGGCGGCGGCCACCGCGGCGACGACCGCCACCAGCAGGGCGGTTCCGGCGCCCGCGCGGGCGTACCGCTGCCCGAAGGTCAGCCGGCCCGCCTCGGCCTCGTCCAGCGCCCGGGTGTACGCCTCGTACTCCTCGCCGGCCGCTCCCGCCATCGCGTCCAGCGCGCCGCGTGCCCGCGACAGCAGCACCTGCCCGTCGATCCGCCCGCCCGAGCGCCGTACCTCCTCCTCGACGGCGCGCGCCAGCAGCCGCTCGGCCTCCGTCCGATGGCCGTCCCGCATGTCCCGTCCCCCTCCGGCGTCAACTTCCTTGCCTACGAGTGTCCTTCGAGGAAGACGGGATGGCGAGGGGCTGACGATCAGCGGGTGCGGTGAGGGTTTCGTGTCGGCTTCTTGAGAGCACACAGCGGTGCACGAAGGGATCACGTGTCATGCGCCGGGGCTACGGCGCCTGCCGTCGGCCGCGTCCCTTGCTCAGCGCGAGATGGACGCACGCCCCTGCCAGGGCCGCCTCCGCCACCGCGCACAGCAGCGCCTCGGTCAGCGGGGCGCCGGTGCCCGCCGTCGTTATGTCGAACCAGGCGTCCAGCACCGCGACCGACGCGGTCGCCGAGGCCGTCAGGCGGGCCCTGGCGTCGCCGCGCAGGCCGAGCAAGGCCGTTGCCGCACAGCCGGCCGTCATGAGGACGTCGAGGCCGATCCAGGCCAGCGGCCAGTTGTCCACCTTGGTGCTGCCCGGCAGTGTCACCGCCAGTACGACCATCCATGGCACCAGCAGAACCGCAGCCGCTGCCGGCGCGACCAGCGCCCACCCCTTGTGCGTCGCCGGCGGCACCATCCTCTTCGCCGGCTGCGCCATCCCCGTCGTCCCCGTCCCCGCCGTCCCCGGCGTGCTCGTCCCCGGCTTCCCCGTCACCGTCATCCCCATCGTCGCCCCCTTCCCGCAGCCCCTTGCTCCAGCCTCCACCAGCTGCCTCGGACTGCTCGCGACCACCTCCACCGTAGAATGCAGAGAAACCTCTGCAAAGAAGATTCGGCAATCATCGGGGACTTCTCAGGGTTCTCAGGGTTACGGTGGCGGCATGACGGACGGCATGCCCGAGATGACCAGCCTGGAGCGCACCGCCCTCTACAAGTCCCTCGGCAACCCCCTGCGCCGCCGGATCCTCGACTACCTCGGCCGGCACGGCGAGGCGAACTCCACCGTCCTCGCCCGCGAACTCGGCGAAAGCTCCGGCACCACCAGCTACCACCTGCGCAAACTCGCCGAGCAGCGGCTCATCGAGGAGATCCCGGAGAAGTCCGGCGGGCGGGAGCGGTGGTGGCGGTCGCTGCCGTTCAGCCACACCACACCCGACCCGGCCACGATGGGTTCCGAGGAGTACGCGGCCGCCGAACAGCTGGCCCTGCTGAAGATCGAGGTCGACACCCGGCTCTTCCGCCGTGCCCACGAGGAGTACCGCGGACCCCGGGGCTGGGCCCAGGTGCAGCGCACCGGCGCCTGGATGACCAAGGAGGACCTGCACGCCTTCGTCCGCGCCTACGGGGAACTGCTCGACCGCTACGGCCACAGCCGCGAGGACGCACCCGAAGGGGCGCGCCACGTGAACCTGCGCTTCTACGCCGCGCCCGAGCCCGTGGGCGAGCGGAACGGCGAGCGGAACGGCGAGCGGAACGGCGAACCGACCGGCGAACCGACCGGCCCATGAGACGCGCACGCGCGGGAGCTACGGCTTCGCGATCCGGCGCTCCGGACACCGGCTGTGGGAACCCGGCCCCCACTCCCCGACGAAGTCGACTTCCGGAGTGAGCCGCACCCCGGTTCGGAGCAGGGCCTGTTCCTGCACGATGTCGATGGCCCGGCTGAACTCGGCTGCGCTCGCTCCGTCGTCGGCGACCAGGGTGTAGTGCAGCGACGAGATGCGTACGCCTTCGGCGATCGGGGCGCCGAGCTCGAAGCCGGCCTGGCGGATGAGCCAACTCGCGCTGACCCGGGTCGAGCCGTCGGGGAACTCGTTGACCGGCGCGTTGCGGGCGCGCAGGCGTTCCGCCTGGGCGGCGGTGATCTCGGGGCTGAGGAACACACTGCCGACCGACCGCCGGTCGGTGTCACCGCAGCCCAGCACCATGCCCTTGCCCTTGCGGACGACGAGCACCGCCCCGGCGGCCTCGGACAACGGGACCCGGCTGCCCACCGGGACATCGAGTTCCGCGGCGACCATGCGATAGGTGACCGGGGCGCTCAACTCGGAACGGCGCAGGGCGAACACCAGCTTCAGCAGGGTCCAGCGACGGGAGCCCTTGAAGACGCTGGTGCGGTGGCCCAGCCCGCAGGCCGCCGCCTCCATGGTGACACTGCGTCCCAACGCCCAGTCCCAGGCGGTCACTTCGACCAGGGTGTCGGAGATCTCCTGCCCGTAGGCGCCGACGTTCTGGACCGGTGTGGCGCCTGTCGTGCCGGGGATGCCCACGAGCATCTCCATACCGCTCAGGCCCTCGTCGATGGTGGTGGCGACGAGGTCGACGAGCGGGTGGCCGGCCTGGACCTCGATCAGCGTACGGCCGTCGGCGGTGTCCCCCGCCCACCGCACGCCCCTGGTGTTCATCCGCAGCACGGCGGACGAGCAGCCCAGGTCGCTGACCAGGACGTTGCTGCCGGACCCCAGGCATACCGGTTCGTCGGCGTAGGCGCCGGCGAGCTCGACGAAGGAGGGGAAGTCCGCCGGATCGCGCAGATCGACGAAGGCCGCCGCCGGGCCTCCGATGCCCAGGGTCGTCATCGGGGCGAGCGGTACGCCGTGGGTGACTCGCATGTCCGTGGGATTCTCCTTGGTGCCTTGGTGCCTTGGTGCCTTGGTGCCTTGGTGCTTTGGTTCCTTGGTACGACAGGCAGCTCGTGGCCGGGTCCCGGCTCCCGGCCGACTCTGTCAGCTTGCCGTCTCCTGGGGATCGGCGCTCAGGAGATCGTTTGCCCGCTGCACGAAGTCGCGTGCCGCCCGGCTGTCGTAGCGCTGGAACCTGTGGCGGAGGGTCGCCAGACGGGTCCGGGCGCGCCGGGAGGTGGCCCGCCCGGCGAGGGACAGGGCGTCGTGGGCGGCTTCCGCCGCGCCGTCCACGACGTGCCGGGACAGCCGGGCCTCGGCCAGCGAGGTGTGGTGCAGCAGCCGATTCAGCGGCTGGCTCTCCCCGAGCAGTTCGATGCCGTGCGCCAGATGCTGCTCCGCCTGGTGGGGGCGGCCCAGTTCCAGCCAGGCCCGACCGGCGTCGGCCACCATGACGGCCGGTGTCAGCCAGTAGGCCCAGGGGGCGTCGGCCGGTGGCTCACCGTGCCGGCTGAGGTCGGCCGCCGCGTCCATGGCGAGCCGGCAGCCGGCCTCGTCGCCGAGGCTCGCACGGGCCCGTGCCTCACGGGTGGCCAGCAGCGCCGCGCCGAGGCCGATGTCCTCCGCGCCCGAACCCTTGCGTGCGATGCGGATCAGACGCAGCGCCTCCTCGCCCCGGCCTTCCCACGTGGCGTGGTAGCTCATACAGGAAATGATGTACGCGGCCAGGGCACGGTCGCCCGCGGTGTGTGCGGAGTGCAGGGCGGTCACGAAACAGCTCCGGCTGCGCCTGGTCATCCCCAGGTCTGCGGCCAGCCATCCGGCCAGCTGGCCCAGCTCGGCGATGCCGCGGTGCAGCCGTACACCGGTCTCCGCGTCGTAACAGCACTCGGCGGCCAGTCTTCTGGCCCACTGGAAGTCCTGGAGCGCCCAGTCCATCACCAGCCGGGTGCCGCGGAAGGCGTCGTCCAGCTCGCGCAGCTGACGGATCCGGGTGGTCAGCAGGTCGACGGCGACGGCGGGAAGTTCGTCGCCGCGGAGCCGCGAGGGCGCGTCCGCTTCGTCGGCCACCAGCCAGTCCACCGCGGCGGCGATCAGGTCGGGCCCGGGCTCCGCGGCGCCGTTCGTGCCCGGGGCCCGGAGGCCGGCGGCCGGCGCCTCCGGGTCCTGGTCGGCCGTGAAGTGCTGGGGCCACAGCGCTTCGACGGAGATGGGTTCGCCGAGCCGGTCGGACAGGATCT
The genomic region above belongs to Streptomyces sp. CG1 and contains:
- a CDS encoding ArsR/SmtB family transcription factor, with the protein product MTDGMPEMTSLERTALYKSLGNPLRRRILDYLGRHGEANSTVLARELGESSGTTSYHLRKLAEQRLIEEIPEKSGGRERWWRSLPFSHTTPDPATMGSEEYAAAEQLALLKIEVDTRLFRRAHEEYRGPRGWAQVQRTGAWMTKEDLHAFVRAYGELLDRYGHSREDAPEGARHVNLRFYAAPEPVGERNGERNGERNGEPTGEPTGP
- a CDS encoding tetratricopeptide repeat protein, which codes for MRDGHRTEAERLLARAVEEEVRRSGGRIDGQVLLSRARGALDAMAGAAGEEYEAYTRALDEAEAGRLTFGQRYARAGAGTALLVAVVAAVAAAVADLSLGTGTGTAVGAGVTAGVAGAAASVVRVAGSHLPAAHHHAGAAGQPGGPEQLRLQWLTALEVRGIRPFLDQQRVLSASTGPKKKSGGPALRGADKSAAARRRTVLEQSFGQLPDADGPFAGRRAEVARIRQWAHAARAATETRPTVVVLHGEPGSGRTTLAVRAAHELRDHFRGAVVVDLRGGRQEEAPLPTRDALLHLLNRLGAPREQLLFRERSSPDQQVKRLGELYHRHLTGLPVTIVLDDASDPEQVRALVPERSDSLVLVTARTALDLPADLPAWVHHLPVEALDAAGAEELLGAAAEDASGPYDAESAERIRVLCAGLPLALRVAGSALGPRSPRQLASDLAAYGPVEPVERALWLRYTDQPEPARRLLRRLALAGSASLGAAAAATLLATDETEAARHLTALARGGLVDHVRGSRYRLHDLVRSFAQARLLDEEDPAERAAAQERLIVNYAELADSVLRLVDGNMSTRSHQFGSHGFTSLDEALRWLDDESSFITAALRHAEGVDQSAVQNLLGALCDYCLLRGDLYRLGEISELAQAVDQGLLVRSVQWRTGIAARQLGELDKARTTLTSVVDLYREAHHDAGAARALCSLGITLHHQGNLTEGAAKLQEALDLQAPPELATDRAWTMHALAAVQRDRGLLAEALELLTRSLVLHREGGSVHGEAWAHFQLGQLALRMGDVPRAETELRAALERYGQTQDARGEAWALTQLARARLVAGDASPAIEDLRQAAARHRENEDARGEAWSLYYLGQALEETGDLDQAVRDLERSRTMFSRMRDVYGLACARHHSARVTRDQRAAQTGSLRNSGFARQLLVDARADFQRIGVAHGEAWTCLELAVVDAGNARTQQALALSDEALDLFASYGDRRGEDWARFLRCTLLPYAAPGGVEVGTAVAQEDLSQLSRAAHPLRDEKLTDYVSAYTLLLERGISLEDGWQAWRLHMTPDRHARDVMGVAVPARH